The following are encoded together in the Azospirillum lipoferum 4B genome:
- a CDS encoding glycosyltransferase family 10 domain-containing protein: MIDPRTSDFLAEFLASANRDPALLDRFLLHGPDRGGRGARPRLKIAFFDFWPDFDFSANFFVEILSSRFEVSVVENDCDLAIVSVFGTRHREARTARALFFTGENVRPPLDGVDMSVSFDRIDDPRHYRLPLYVMHAWEHLREGATPHFCHPVLPPAPPTREEAAKRKFCAFLYKNPNCARRNDFFQMLCARRHVESVGWLLNNTGSVVKMGWLPKIRVFSRYRFAFAFENASYPGYLTEKILDAFQAGAVPLYWGDPGVLRDVAAGSFIDMSRYSSDEEAIDAILAADDDYDTYRRYRGTAPFLGTEDFYFDAYRLAEWIESRL, from the coding sequence ATGATCGATCCACGGACCAGCGACTTCCTGGCCGAATTTCTTGCGTCGGCGAACCGGGATCCGGCGCTTCTCGACCGTTTCCTCCTGCATGGACCGGACCGCGGCGGCCGCGGCGCCCGGCCGCGGCTGAAGATCGCCTTCTTCGATTTCTGGCCGGATTTCGATTTCTCCGCGAACTTCTTCGTCGAGATCCTGTCGAGCCGCTTCGAGGTGTCGGTCGTCGAGAACGACTGCGACCTCGCCATCGTGTCGGTGTTCGGCACCCGCCACCGCGAGGCGCGGACCGCCCGCGCTCTGTTCTTCACGGGGGAGAATGTGCGGCCCCCGCTCGACGGCGTCGACATGTCGGTGTCGTTCGACCGCATCGACGACCCCCGTCATTACCGCCTGCCGCTCTACGTCATGCATGCCTGGGAGCACCTGCGCGAAGGGGCGACGCCGCATTTCTGCCATCCGGTCCTGCCGCCGGCGCCGCCGACGCGGGAAGAGGCGGCCAAGCGAAAATTCTGCGCCTTCCTCTACAAGAATCCCAACTGCGCCCGCCGCAACGACTTCTTCCAGATGCTCTGCGCGCGGCGCCATGTGGAGTCGGTGGGCTGGCTGCTGAACAACACCGGCAGCGTCGTGAAGATGGGCTGGCTGCCGAAGATCCGGGTCTTCTCGCGCTACCGCTTCGCCTTCGCCTTCGAGAATGCCTCATATCCCGGCTATCTGACGGAGAAGATCCTCGACGCCTTCCAGGCCGGCGCCGTGCCGCTCTATTGGGGGGATCCCGGCGTGCTGCGCGATGTCGCCGCCGGCAGCTTCATCGACATGTCGCGCTATTCCTCCGACGAGGAGGCGATCGATGCCATCCTGGCGGCGGATGACGATTATGACACCTACCGCCGCTACCGCGGCACGGCGCCCTTCCTCGGCACGGAGGATTTCTACTTCGATGCCTATCGGCTGGCCGAATGGATCGAAAGCCGCCTGTGA